One window of the Salvia miltiorrhiza cultivar Shanhuang (shh) chromosome 6, IMPLAD_Smil_shh, whole genome shotgun sequence genome contains the following:
- the LOC130988775 gene encoding probable pectate lyase P59: MEGNKMSSRLILFVVVGSILPVLNANIGEWDEVWRRRADEAWNRTLEAYHPNPENIVDHLNVHVNRALKEIEEGEGMNLKSNSTRRHLMKGYKGPCMATNPIDRCWRCQPDWAENRFRLADCVLGFGGRTIGGKGGRIYVVTDPSDDDVQNPRPGTLRHAVIQKEPLWIVFHRSMVIRLQQELIMQSDKTIDGRGVRVEIGYGAGITIQFVRNVIIHGIKIHDIVSKEGGLIRDSVDHFGLRTQSDGDGISIFGSQDVWIDHVSMTLCTDGMIDAIQGSTAITISNCHFTDHDKTLLFGGDDRHSEDEKMQITVAFNHFGKRLVQRMPRCRFGYIHVVNNDYTHWLMYAIGGSSHPTVISQGNRYIAYHPFAKQVTKREAAESEWKTWTWVSEGDVFMRDAYFVSSGDQDWSKKHPEVYDKIVSAPGTYVAQMTKFAGRLGCKPRKPC; this comes from the exons ATGGAAGGAAATAAAATGAGTTCAAGgttgattttatttgttgttgttgGTTCGATTTTGCCAGTCCTTAATGCAAATATTGGAGAATGGGATGAGGTATGGCGGAGGCGGGCCGATGAGGCATGGAACCGTACACTTGAGGCCTATCATCCCAATCCCGAAAACATAGTCGATCACTTAAATGTGCACGTCAACAG AGCGCTAAAAGAAATAGAAGAGGGTGAAGGAATGAATCTCAAGTCAAATAGCACTCGGAGGCATCTAATGAAGGGCTACAAAGGTCCGTGCATGGCGACCAACCCGATCGACCGTTGCTGGAGATGTCAGCCCGATTGGGCCGAAAACCGGTTCAGGCTGGCCGACTGCGTCTTAGGGTTCGGGGGCCGGACCATCGGAGGCAAGGGCGGGCGGATCTACGTGGTGACGGACCCCTCCGACGACGACGTACAGAACCCTAGGCCAGGAACCCTACGTCACGCGGTGATCCAGAAGGAGCCGCTGTGGATCGTGTTCCACCGCAGCATGGTGATCAGGCTCCAGCAGGAGCTGATCATGCAGAGCGACAAGACCATCGACGGGCGCGGCGTCAGAGTGGAGATCGGCTACGGCGCCGGAATAACCATACAGTTTGTGAGGAATGTGATCATCCACGGGATAAAGATTCACGACATCGTGAGCAAGGAAGGCGGGCTGATTAGGGACTCGGTCGATCATTTCGGGCTTCGCACCCAGAGCGACGGCGATGGGATCTCCATCTTCGGATCACAAGATGTTTGGATCGATCATGTCTCTATGACCTTGTGCACCGATGGGATGATTGATGCAATCCAAGGCTCCACCGCGATCACCATCTCCAACTGCCACTTCACCGATCACGATAAG ACACTGCTTTTCGGTGGCGACGACAGGCACAGCGAGGACGAGAAAATGCAAATCACGGTTGCTTTCAACCACTTCGGGAAAAGACTAGTGCAGAGAATGCCGCGGTGCAGATTCGGTTACATCCATGTTGTGAACAACGACTACACGCACTGGTTGATGTACGCGATTGGTGGGAGCAGCCATCCGACGGTGATTAGCCAAGGCAACAGATACATCGCTTATCATCCGTTCGCGAAGCAGGTGACGaaaagggaggcggcggagtCGGAATGGAAGACATGGACATGGGTGTCGGAGGGAGATGTGTTCATGAGAGACGCATATTTTGTGTCATCGGGTGATCAGGATTGGAGCAAGAAGCATCCTGAGGTGTATGACAAGATTGTGTCTGCGCCTGGTACTTATGTAGCTCAAATGACTAAATTTGCAGGGAGACTAGGCTGCAAGCCAAGAAAACCCTGTTAG